The following is a genomic window from Amycolatopsis acidiphila.
TGGGCGCACCTGCTGATCACCATCGCGGTCGCGGCGATCGTCGTCGTGGTCGCGGTACCGCTGGGCATGCTGCTGACCCGCAGGTGGGCCCGCCGGTTCGCGCCGGTGTTCCTGACCATCGCGAACATCGGTCAGGCCGCGCCGGCGCTCGGCATGATCGTGTTGTTCTTCCTCTGGACCAGCTGGGAAGGCTTCTGGTGCGCGGTGCTGCCGCTGGCCTTCTACTCGCTGCTTCCGGTGCTGCGCAACACGATCGTCGGCATCGAGGCGGTCGACCCGGCGCTCACCGACGCCGGTCGCGGCATCGGGATGTCCGGGGCCGGCGTGCTCTGGCGTATTGAAATGCCGTTGGCCGTGCCGCTCATCCTGGCCGGCCTGCGGACCGCGCTCGTCCTCGCCGTCGGGACCGCGACGCTGGCGTTCTTCGTCGACGGTGGCGGGCTCGGCGAGCTGATCGACACCGGGTACAAGCTCAACCGGGTCCCGGTGCTGATCACCGGCGCGGTGCTCGCGGTCGGCCTGGCACTGCTGGTCGACTGGGTCGGCGCGGTGCTCGAGGAGGTTTTCGGACCGAGGGGGCTCAAGTGAAGCATCGTCTGAAGGCGCTGCTGGGTGTCGTGTTGCTGGCTTCGTCGCTGACCGCCTGTGGTCTGGACGTCAACGCGGCCCTGCCGTACAAGGTGCAGCCGGGCTCGATCCGGCCGGTGCCGAGCCTCGAGGGGCTGAGCGTGACGGTGGGGTCGAAGGACTTCACCGAGAACATCATCCTGGCCTACCTGGCGGAACTCGCGCTGTCGGCGGCGGGCGCGGACGTCACGGACCTGTCGAACATCAGCGGCTCCAACAGCGCACGGCAGGCGCTGCTCAACGGGCAGATCGACATGTCGTGGGAGTACACCGGCACCGCCTGGATCTCCTACCAGGGCAACACCCAGCCGATCCCGGACGAGCAGCGGCAGTTCGACGCGGTCAAGGCGGCCGACGAGAAGCAGAACGGCATCACCTGGCTCGACTACTCGCCGCTGAACGACACGTATGCCTTCGGCACCAAGGAGTCCTACGCCGCCGCGCACAACCTCAAGACCAATTCGGACATGACCGCGTTCCTCAAGCAACACCCCGACCAGGCGGTGTTCTGCGTGGAGACCGAGTTCGCGAGCCGGCAGGACGGCATGCCCGGGGTGCAGAAGGTCTACGGGTTCCCGACGTCGAACGTCAAGACGTTCGGCACCGGCGCGATCTACTCGGCGGTCGCGAGCGGCAGCTGCAACTTCGGTGAGATCTTCACGACCGACGGCCGGATCGCGGGACTGAACCTGCGCGTGCTGGACGACGACAAGAAGTTCTTCCCGCAGTACAACGCGTCGGTGACGATGAAGCAGTCCTTCCTGGAGGCGCATCCGGCGCTCGCGAACGTGCTCGTGCCGGTCGGCAAGGCGATGGACAACAAGCAGATGATCGAGCTCTGCAAGCAGGTCGACGTCGACGGCAAGGACGCCGGTGAGGTCGCCCGGGACTGGATGATCTCCAAGGGCTTCATCAAGTGACCGGGGTCAGACACCCAGTCGCTTGAGGATCTGCCCCTCGAGTCGCTCCAGTTCGGCGCCCACCGCCTGGTGCGCGGCTTTGCGGCGGGACGCGGGCATGCGTTCCGCCGCCCGGACCGCGGCGGTCAGCTGGTGCAGGGTCGAGCGGGCGTCGGCGCCGAACTTGACGTCCTCGTTGCTCGCGCGCGGGGCTTCGATCAGCTCCGTGACAGCCTCCGACACCCCGGCGATGCGGGCGAGCAGCCCGGCGCCCCGACCGGTGAACTCGGGCAGCCGCTCGACGGGCACGCCCAGCTTGCGGGCCTGGTACCGGTCGTAGGCCTCGCGCGCGGCGCCGGCCGCGCGCACCGCGACGGGCGCCAGCACCGGCAACACCGCCGGCACGACGACCTTGGCCACGGAGACCGCGTTGCGGGCCTTCTTCGGCGTCAAACCCTTACCGGCGGACTCGGCGGTCTTCTTGCGTGCCATGGGATGAACTTACTGGTCGTGCCAAGTCCGGGCACGCCGGACGCGCGTCAGTTCTGTCGGAGGGTGCTTCTACAGTGGTTGATGTGGAAACAGAGGTGCTTCTCGATGCCGGGGCGGTGAGCCGCTGCCGGCGCCGGGTGCATCTCGAGGCCGACCCGTCGATGCGTGGCACCCGGCTCGCCCCGCCGGATCCGGCCGCCGAGCAGCGCATCGCCGACGCGGCCACGCACCGGATGGAGATCCGGCGGCGGCTGGTCGAGGCCATCCCCGGCGCCTGGGTGACGGTGCCGCGTGAACTGCCCGCCGACGAACGAGCCCGCATCACCGAGCAGGCGCTGGCCGACGGCGCCGGCTACATCTGGGGCGCGCTGCTGCCCGCCGATCGTCATGGCCACCGCCGTGGCGGCGCCGAGCTGCTCGTCCGCGCCGAAGGCGGGTACCTGCCGCTGCTCGTCGTGCGGCACCGCATCACCGACCCGGGCACCGGCGCGGTGACG
Proteins encoded in this region:
- a CDS encoding ABC transporter permease, which translates into the protein MTTTVDTGFSTESGSRRAERGRFIAQPLAVVVIVGAVLIWALNRDNDAIEATNLNISTLLADTWAHLLITIAVAAIVVVVAVPLGMLLTRRWARRFAPVFLTIANIGQAAPALGMIVLFFLWTSWEGFWCAVLPLAFYSLLPVLRNTIVGIEAVDPALTDAGRGIGMSGAGVLWRIEMPLAVPLILAGLRTALVLAVGTATLAFFVDGGGLGELIDTGYKLNRVPVLITGAVLAVGLALLVDWVGAVLEEVFGPRGLK
- a CDS encoding glycine betaine ABC transporter substrate-binding protein codes for the protein MKHRLKALLGVVLLASSLTACGLDVNAALPYKVQPGSIRPVPSLEGLSVTVGSKDFTENIILAYLAELALSAAGADVTDLSNISGSNSARQALLNGQIDMSWEYTGTAWISYQGNTQPIPDEQRQFDAVKAADEKQNGITWLDYSPLNDTYAFGTKESYAAAHNLKTNSDMTAFLKQHPDQAVFCVETEFASRQDGMPGVQKVYGFPTSNVKTFGTGAIYSAVASGSCNFGEIFTTDGRIAGLNLRVLDDDKKFFPQYNASVTMKQSFLEAHPALANVLVPVGKAMDNKQMIELCKQVDVDGKDAGEVARDWMISKGFIK
- a CDS encoding DUF6474 family protein, whose amino-acid sequence is MARKKTAESAGKGLTPKKARNAVSVAKVVVPAVLPVLAPVAVRAAGAAREAYDRYQARKLGVPVERLPEFTGRGAGLLARIAGVSEAVTELIEAPRASNEDVKFGADARSTLHQLTAAVRAAERMPASRRKAAHQAVGAELERLEGQILKRLGV